ATGATGTCAAAAGATGCAAAAGATAAAAAATATAAAAATAGAAATTCAACTAAACAATGGGGTTATATGGAAGGTGTAACAATGTTTCCGACCTCCTTTCTTTATGGACCATCTACAAATCAAATTTATAGATATACAGGTTATAAATTTGAAAAAATTGATGCAGATATAAAATTGTTATTAAAAAATATGAAGACTTATTATTATGAAGAAGTAACTTATTCATTAACTGAAACTTCAGATTTTGGTTCTGAAGAGATGGAAATACTTAGGGAAAGAAATTTAGAACTTGAAGATATTATTTCACAAAATGAGGATTCAAACACAAATTACGAGGACATTAATAACCTCAAAAAACGAATTTCAGAACTTGAGGATAAAATAGAGAAATTAAATAATTCTAATGAAATTGATGACATTAACAAAACTCTTGTTGAAATTCAGACTAAATTAGAAACACCAATCCCTACATATCAACTTCCTCCTGATTACAAAAGCTTTTCACAACGAATTGATTCACATGATTTATTATTAAAACAACTTGATGATAGTTTAACAAATTATATTAATAAAAAGTTGTTTTACTCTTCAAATAAAACAAACAATGATCAAATATACGGCAGTATTAAAACTAATTCTAAAAACATCTCTGTTATAGAAGAAATAATTGATTCAATCCCAACAGATTATAATAAAGCTTATGCCAAACTCTGTCCAAAATACTCAAAACCAATAAATGCCTCACAGACTTTTAAGAATAATTTTATAAAATCCCATGATTTTGGATTAGATTTTTTGGTTTGCCATAAAAATTATAATTGGGGAATTGGTATGAATTATAGAATATTATCACATAATTATTATTTCGGACTTGACAATTTTTCCTTGCAAAAAGAAGACGAAAAAAACTATTTATGCTATTCTGATTCTTTGACAAATATTCAAAACTCAATGAATTATCTTTATATAAATGGAATATTTGAGTATTTAGTAATTGATAATTTAAAATTTGGGGTAGAACTATCATATTTGCCATTTTTTGATATGATATATCAAAAAAAACAAATTGAAGCAACAAATGCAGTATCTGATAACATCTTAAAGGGAAAAGTGAATAATAATATAGAAATGTTCAATTCAGACCTTAATAATATTTCAAAAACCTACGATTTATTAAACAAGTTCAATTGTAGTATTTACGCAAAGGCAACATTCAAAAAAATTGATATTTTTGCGAAATACCAGTTTACTAATACTTTTAAGAAAAATGAATTATTTGATATCTCAGATAACAATGTAAATTTTACAACTTTTTCAGTAGGTGTTGCATATAATTTTTCATTTATCAAAGATTTTAGTTCAGAGAAACCAAAAACTACTGATACTAATTAGAAATAGTTTTGTTTTTTACGAATCTTCATTTTCCAACTTTGACAAAGTTGAAAACTTTGTCAAAGTTCATACTGCATACAACTGTAATTATTCACTTTAAAATCTAATAATTATGAAAAATATTTATCCTTTTATTATTATTTTTTTATTATCATTTTTGATACAAAATAGTGCAAATTCTCAAATACAAATAACATCTTTGGGCACAACAAGCTGCGAAGGAGATCCTGTAGAATTACAAATTGATAATCCGGGCAATTTCACAGATAGTTCTTACCAGTGGCAAATCGGAATTGTTAGTACAGATACTACCTTTGAATATTTAAATAGCTCAGATATAATTTATTATGCAAACATAAGTGGTTATTATAGAGTTCTTTTGCTTGACAGTTCAAATACCATTATTGATAGTTCAAATATTATTGGTCTTACTTTTTATCCTGTTTACACAATAAATGTTGATATTGAAATTTGCGATGGGGAAAGTTATTTTGTTGGCGGAGCAGAACAATCAGTTACAGGAATTTATACCGATGTTCTTCAAACAGTTGATGGCTGTGATTCAACAATCACTACAAATTTATTTGTAGATTCAGCTTACACAACAAATATTGATGTAGCAATTTGCGATGGCGAAAGCTATTTTGTAGGAGGAGCAGATCAATCAATATCAGGAATATACACAGATGTACTTCAAACAGTTGATGGATGTGATTCAACAATAATAACTGATTTAATTGTAAATACAGTTTTCACAACAAATCTTGATGTAGAAATTTGTGAAGGCGAAACATATTTTGTAGGCGGCACAACTCAAACAGTTTCAGGAATTTACACAGATTTACTCCAAACAATTGATGGCTGTGATTCTACAATAATCACGAATTTAATTGTAAATTCAGCCTTCACAACAAATATTAATGTTGAAATCTGTGAAGGCGAAAGTTATTTTGTAGGAGGAGCAGATCAAACAACTTCAGGAATATATACAGATATTCTGCAATCAGTTGAAGGTTGCGATTCTACAATAATTACAAATTTAATTGTAAATCAGGTTTATACTACAAATCTCAATGTAGCAATTTGTGATGGTGAAACGTATTTTGTGGGTGGCGCAGATCAAATAGTTGCTGGGGTTTACAATGATACTTTGCAAACTATTGATGGCTGTGATTCAACAATTATTACAAATTTGACAGTAAATCCTGTTAATACAACAAATATTAATGCTGAAATTTGCGAAGGAGAAACTTATTTTGTTGCTGGAGCATATCAAACGATTTCCGGAGTTTACAATGACACTTTACAAACTGTTGAAGGCTGTGATTCAACAATAATTACAAATTTAACAGTAAATCCTGTTTATACAACTAATATTAATGTTGAAATTTGCGAAGGAGAAACTTACTTTGTTGCTGGAGCATATCAAACGATTTCCGGAGTTTACAATGACATTTTACAAACTGTTGAAGGCTGTGATTCAACAATAATTACAAATTTAACAGTAAATCCTGTTTATACAACTAATATTAATGTTGAAATTTGCGAAGGAGAAACTTATTTTGTTGGAGGAGCCGACCAATCAGATACTGGAGCTTACGAGGATGTTTTAACAACTGTTAAAGGCTGTGATTCAATAATTGTAACTAACCTATATGTAAACAGCCTACCTTTATTAGATTTAGGAAATGACACAATTGAAATATGTATAAATGAATCTATAACTTTAAACCCAGATACAAATATTGTATTTAGCGATTATTTATGGTCTGACAATTCAGTAAATAATAATCTTATTGTTAATGATGCAGGAACATATAGTGTAACTGTAACAGATGTAAATGGTTGTATAAATAGTGACTCAATTGAAATTATTCTCCCTGAATTAGATTTAGGATTTTCCAATTTTATTTGTTTTGGAGATTCTTATACATTAAATGCTGGAAATAATGGTGCTACATATTTGTGGAATACAAATGAGGTATCTCAAGAAATTGAGATAACAACTCCAGGCTTGTATTCGGTTACGGTTACCGATTCATCTAATTGTATAATTACGGATGATTTTATGTTATTTTACTACTCGACTAATTATGCAGATTTAGGACCGGATATTAATATTTGCAAAGGCGAAGAACTAATTTTAAATCCCGGCGCCTTTGATAGTTATCTTTGGTCAATCGGTGAAACAACACAATCCATTTTAGTATATACTTCTGGAAATTATGGAATTACTGTAATTGATGCAAATGGTTGCGAAAGTTCCGATGCTATTTTTGTAACTGTTGATGATTTGCCAATTGTTGATTTAGGTTCAGATGTTTCAATTTGTGAA
Above is a genomic segment from Bacteroidota bacterium containing:
- a CDS encoding thioredoxin fold domain-containing protein, whose translation is MKTKYLILFLFILNNNFSYADIEYIPIYDKVIDFSSYAQKGKISLFVISNHWCAPCDRMKEDLRNANYDMKKVDLFFLMMSKDAKDKKYKNRNSTKQWGYMEGVTMFPTSFLYGPSTNQIYRYTGYKFEKIDADIKLLLKNMKTYYYEEVTYSLTETSDFGSEEMEILRERNLELEDIISQNEDSNTNYEDINNLKKRISELEDKIEKLNNSNEIDDINKTLVEIQTKLETPIPTYQLPPDYKSFSQRIDSHDLLLKQLDDSLTNYINKKLFYSSNKTNNDQIYGSIKTNSKNISVIEEIIDSIPTDYNKAYAKLCPKYSKPINASQTFKNNFIKSHDFGLDFLVCHKNYNWGIGMNYRILSHNYYFGLDNFSLQKEDEKNYLCYSDSLTNIQNSMNYLYINGIFEYLVIDNLKFGVELSYLPFFDMIYQKKQIEATNAVSDNILKGKVNNNIEMFNSDLNNISKTYDLLNKFNCSIYAKATFKKIDIFAKYQFTNTFKKNELFDISDNNVNFTTFSVGVAYNFSFIKDFSSEKPKTTDTN